A DNA window from Arachis hypogaea cultivar Tifrunner chromosome 18, arahy.Tifrunner.gnm2.J5K5, whole genome shotgun sequence contains the following coding sequences:
- the LOC112771594 gene encoding uncharacterized protein, producing MKRGREQIEVDNCLTLLSKVGESDKISSVKGKELMIDDGAFKCKTCERSFTSFQALGGHRASHKKPKLMVLGLSCHDHHLRGPNTKPRMHPCPICGVEFSIGQALGGHMRKHRVATAKDDEGDGNDHHNKRLNLCLDLNLTPFENDLIKLGLMRRIPLLSFH from the coding sequence ATGAAGAGAGGAAGAGAGCAGATAGAGGTGGATAATTGTTTGACGCTACTAAGCAAAGTTGGAGAAAGCGATAAGATTAGTTCAGTGAAGGGTAAAGAGTTAATGATAGATGATGGTGCTTTTAAGTGCAAGACATGCGAAAGAAGCTTCACTTCTTTTCAAGCACTTGGAGGCCATAGAGCGAGCCACAAGAAGCCCAAGCTCATGGTTTTGGGCCTATCATGCCATGATCACCACTTACGGGGACCCAACACTAAGCCCAGGATGCACCCATGCCCGATTTGTGGGGTTGAGTTTTCAATTGGACAAGCCCTTGGAGGACACATGAGAAAGCATAGGGTTGCCACCGCTAAAGATGATGAGGGTGATGGTAATGATCATCATAATAAGAGGTTAAATCTGTGCTTGGATTTGAACTTGACGCCATTTGAGAATGATCTTATTAAGCTCGGCCTCATGaggaggattcctcttctttcatTTCATTGA
- the LOC112772689 gene encoding methyl-CpG-binding domain-containing protein 7, translating to MRLGPFGVRQLKCVSERVTATAEHNSMAMATRKSLRKRRNVLAEEEEEDEEKREMEMQIVCFSPRQYQHPFTLPQGWIIERKPRLANPTIVDKYYHEPGTGKKFRSLVAVQRYLLEPQTTEFHVISHHQNTSGTGTEKQRFRSLRNVERCLSGQTASACTDTLKGPPTPTKLAHSLMKSAANQSDCGFTTYRRVMQHKATPEPLRCSFPSMHAEKSDSPNKFGSGKDNRSYIHNLPPPPEKVTWVLSGPGGFWSPSVDDSVVAESEKLKWSEAFVLSIHNKR from the exons ATGAGATTGGGCCCATTTGGTGTGAGGCAGCTAAAATGCGTGAGTGAGAGAGTTACCGCCACGGCAGAGCACAACAGCATGGCGATGGCGACCCGTAAGTCCTTACGGAAAAGGCGGAACGTActcgcagaagaagaagaagaagatgaagagaagagggAAATGGAAATGCAGATAGTGTGCTTCTCACCACGGCAATATCAACATCCATTCACTCTTCCTCAAGGTTGGATTATCGAGCGAAAGCCCCGTCTCGCTAACCCTACAATAGTTGACAAG TATTACCATGAGCCTGGCACCGGAAAGAAATTCCGTTCCCTCGTCGCTGTCCAGAGATACCTACTCGAACCACAAACAACCGAATTTCACGTCATCTCTCATCATCAAAACACG TCTGGGACTGGCACTGAAAAGCAACGATTCCGTTCCTTGAGAAACGTAGAAAGATGTTTATCAGGTCAAACTGCATCTGCATGTACAGATACGCTCAAGGGGCCACCAACACCAACTAAACTTGCTCAT TCACTGATGAAATCCGCTGCAAATCAAAGTGATTGTGGTTTCACTACTTACCGCAGGGTTATGCAACATAAAGCCACTCCAGAACCATTGAGATGTTCTTTTCCATCTATG CATGCTGAAAAATCTGATTCTCCAAACAAATTTGGTTCGGGGAAGGACAACAGATCTTATATTCATAacttaccaccaccaccagagAAAGTAACCTGGGTTCTTTCTGGTCCTGGCGGCTTCTGGAGCCCTTCAGTGGATGATTCTGTTGTGGCTGAATCTGAGAAGCTGAAATGGTCGGAAGCATTTGTATTATCAATCCATAATAAGAGATAG